TTTCATTCATCGTCTCCACAATGGTACGCGCCATTCTTTCCAAGTCACCGTCCAGATTGGCATATACCACATCCTGACCTTCCATCGCATGTTTCAGTGTTTCCTTATCCAGTACATCGCCTTCCACAACACGGACGCGGCTGCCGTCCATCTTCTCAAGTCGACCTGCGTTCCGCAAATAAAGAGTCAACTCTACATCCGTGTCATTTAAAAAGCGTTCAATGGCATGGCGAGCGATACTCCCGTTAGCGCCTAAAATCAGCACCTTGTTCACAACCAATCCTCCTTCGATTATCGTCCTTGCAGACGTTATAGATCGATGCGATTCCTTAATGAAGTTTCGGTGCACGTGAAGCATCTTCGCTGGACTCGGTAAACCCAAATTGTTCGGCTCGCCAGTTAGAGGGCGTATCGCCTTCCCAATGCCGGAAAGCCCGAAAAAATGAATTCTGGTCTTCGTAGCCCAGCAAGAAGGCCACTTCCTTCAGATCAAGCAGCGGATCTGAGAGGTACTCCAATGCTTTTTCGCGCCGCGCATCTGACAACAATTGTTTAAAGTTCGTGCCCTCGTCGGTCAGCCGGCGCTGCAAGGTACGGTCGCTCATCCCAAGCTCACTGGCAATGAGCCCAATATCGGGACGTCCTGCGGCCAGACTTTGCTTCATGATCCATTTCACCGTTTCTGTTGTAGAAATGGTGCGCTGCTTTTCTTCAAGGGACCGGTCAAGCACAGGCGTGAGTATGGCAAGCAGTTCTTCGTTGTACGTGATAAATGGACGATCAAGATCAGTTCGCTTAAGGATCAATCTGGTCCGTTCCGATCCCACCCGGACACGACAGCCGAAGAATGCTTCCAATGCCTGAACATTTCCTTCAGGGCGGGACAGTTCAACCGCGTGTGCCATCAATGCCTTCCCTGTTCCGCGGCGCCCCAGTTCCATAAGCGAGGCTAAAGTTACGCCGATGAGCATGGGTGGTTCAGGATGCTCGGAATAGAGCCATACCAGCTCGACCGTACAGAACTCACCTTGTTCGGCCATATGAATGCGCTCGGGCGAACACAACTGTTTGTATCGAGCCATACGACTTAGTGCATCCCGGTAGTCACGCGCATGATACGGTGCCATTACGCTCGGCGGCAGCTGGGATGTCTCGAAGCTGCTTGAGAGTTGAACGATTCCTGCTGCAGGATCCGGTAGCAGTTCGGAG
Above is a window of Paenibacillus rhizovicinus DNA encoding:
- a CDS encoding AraC family transcriptional regulator, which gives rise to MTTHSLDRIKVPKGFWLGLRHLDITPQDVVRKADLPLTIVNDQAIVSTAQYFALWQAFSELLPDPAAGIVQLSSSFETSQLPPSVMAPYHARDYRDALSRMARYKQLCSPERIHMAEQGEFCTVELVWLYSEHPEPPMLIGVTLASLMELGRRGTGKALMAHAVELSRPEGNVQALEAFFGCRVRVGSERTRLILKRTDLDRPFITYNEELLAILTPVLDRSLEEKQRTISTTETVKWIMKQSLAAGRPDIGLIASELGMSDRTLQRRLTDEGTNFKQLLSDARREKALEYLSDPLLDLKEVAFLLGYEDQNSFFRAFRHWEGDTPSNWRAEQFGFTESSEDASRAPKLH